In Primulina huaijiensis isolate GDHJ02 chromosome 6, ASM1229523v2, whole genome shotgun sequence, a single window of DNA contains:
- the LOC140979084 gene encoding uncharacterized protein, with product MKEAHNTMYSIHPGSKKMYKDLQLLYLWPYMKRDILHFLSECLICQQVKAENQRPTGNLKPLHIPEWKWEKITVDFVVGLPRTIKRYNARWVIKKTEMDCSKREKSYKMPWERLFGYVTLNCGGVNICKALKYHEMPPKRKVIEGDDRTPTTDRTTNVVDEFNKLIQEEAKVHGEQIQQLLSLHTSTQGHGQGRGQSRVESTEVSSYDVFRRMNPPEFVGSPDPLVALEWVKSLEAIFDYLKFNDRDKVSCAVFMLVKAARIWWEATKVTVTVRMLVKYFSREVRAKKVKEFLELRQAAMTVNEYTLKFEEGCVFVPFIAENDKDKREHFLRGLRPEIRTDVHMAKVVAYQDIVERALLAELDEQEIEKERQLRRQAFQARGQGTSASTRGGYKGKGKMEQHNKPSVPTSGTERPLCPKCGKLHKGECLVGSGRCYRCKDMGHTAQKCPLSSDKGKVQGRIFTMTKEGANPDSSVISGNILISGKEALTLIDTGATHSFMSEVFMLSLSCEPTIMPLQFTIMPLQFTIMLPSGDEICPTSTLTACPVQMGTRLLYADFIVIPMVAFDVILGMDWLSAYRAVIDCVGKTVKFVIDDHENNAIVGLGSSISTPIISCLQAIKLLNKGCTSFLALVSDVNRDSNVPLQNIEMVQEYPDVFADDVPGLPPDREVEFVIELSPGTAPISKAPYRMAPTEMKELNNQLQELLDKGFIRPSSSPWGAPKPLLLDLQRNEITLVSPGTVNQLSALVLHSTLVDRILKEQQLDLQLLELKNKSDLTGVSEFGLNSTGLLTFRGRICVPVGDDIRKDGLIEAHSAPYSVKIEHQRPAGTLLSLPIPQWKWEHITMDFVTGLPRTPKDYNSIWVIVDRLTKSAHFLPVKTTFTMNQYAEVYVAEIVRLHGIPVSIVYDRDPRFTSEFWKSLHRALSTKLAFSTAYHP from the exons atgaaggaagctcacaATACCATGTACTCCATTCATCCTGGAAGtaagaagatgtataaggatctacagTTGTTGTATTTGTGGCCGtatatgaagcgagacatcttgCATTTTTTGTCCGAGTGTTTGATATGCCAGCAAGTTAAGGCTGAGAATCAGAGGCCAACTGGAAATCTTAAACCACTTcatattcctgagtggaaatgggaaaaaatTACTGTGgattttgttgtgggattgccgagGACTATCAAGAGATACAATGCCagatgg gtgataaaaaagaCTGAAATGGATTGTTCGAAgcgggagaagtcatataaaatgcCATGGGAAAGACTTTTTGGTTATGTCACTTTAAATTGTGGTGGAGTGAACATATGTAAagctttaaaatatcat GAAATGCCTCCTAAACGAAAGGTTATTGAAGGGGATGATAGGACCCCTACCACTGATAGGACTACCAATGTTGTAGATgaattcaataaattaatacaagAAGAGGCGAAAGTTCATGGTGAACAAATTCAACAGTTGTTGAGCCTGCATACCTCAACCCAGGGTCATGGTCAAGGAAGGGGACAGAGTAGAGTGGAAAGCACCGAAGTTAGTTCTTATGACGTATTTAGGCGAATGAACCCTCCCGAATTTGTTGGCAGTCCTGATCCACTGGTAGCTCTTGAGTGGGTCAAGTCACTGGAGGCCATCTTTGATTACCTGAAGTTCAATGATAGAGACAAGGTGAGCTGTGCAGTCTTTATGTTGGTCAAAGCAGCACGtatttggtgggaagccacCAAAGTTACAGTTACTGTTCGTATGTtggtcaaatatttttcacgagAGGTTAGAGCTAAGAAAGTGAAAGAATTTCTCGAGTTGCGACAAGCTGCCATGACTGTCAATGAATATACTCTCAAATTTGAAGAAGGATGTGTCTTCGTTCCTTTTATTGCCGAGAATGATAAAGATAAAAGAGAGCACTTTCTTCGCGGTTTGAGACCCGAGATTCGAACAGATGTTCACATGGCTAAAGTGGTGGCATACCAAGACATTGTTGAGAGAGCACTATTAGCCGAACTTGATGAACAAGAGATTGAGAAGGAACGGCAGTTGAGAAGGCAAGCTTTTCAAGCTAGAGGGCAAGGGACAAGCGCTAGTACTCGAGGTGGTTACAAAGGGAAAGGTAAGATGGAGCAACACAATAAACCTTCTGTGCCTACTTCGGGTACGGAGCGACCGTTATGTCCCAAGTGTGGCAAGCTACACAAAGGCGAGTGTTTGGTTGGGAGTGGCCGATGTTATAGATGCAAAGATATGGGGCATACAGCACAGAAATGTCCTCTCTCCTCTGACAAAGGAAAAGTTCAAGGCAGAATCTTTACGATGACAAAAGAAGGAGCCAATCCTGATTCTTCAGTCATATCAGGTAATATTCTAATATCTGGCAAGGAAGCACTTACATTGATCGATACCGGAGcaactcattcttttatgtctgaagtatTTATGCTCTCCTTATCTTGCGAGCCTACTATTATGCCCTTACAATTCACTATTATGCCCTTACAATTCACTATTATGTTGCCCTCtggtgatgagatttgtccTACTAGTACTCTTACGGCATGTCCGGTACAGATGGGTACGAGATTGTTATATGCTGATTTTATTGTGATTCCGATGGttgcatttgatgttatattgggtatggactggttATCTGCTTATCGTGCAGTAATTGATTGTGTGGGAAAGACCGtgaaatttgtaattgatgatcATGAGAATAATGCAATTGTTGGTCTAGGTTCATCGATAAGTACTCCCATTATTTCTTGCTTGCAAgctattaaattgttgaataagGGATGTACTAGTTTTCTGGCCTTAGTATCAGATGTAAATAGGGACAGTAATGTGCCATTACAGAATATTGAAATGGTTCAGGAATATCCTGACgtatttgctgatgatgtgcctggttTACCTCCTGATCGAGAGGTAGAGTTTGTTATTGAATTAAGTCCAGGTACAGCCCCAATTTCTaaagctccgtacagaatggctccaactgaaatgaaagaattgaataaTCAACTtcaggagctattagataaaggttttatccgtcCTAGTTCCTCGccatggggagctccg AAACCGTTGTTACTTGATCTGCAAAGGAACGAAATAACTCTGGTATCTCCAGGTACAGTAAACCAATTATCTGCATTAGTTCTTCACTCTACTTTGGTTGATCGAATTTTAAAGGAACAACAACTGGATCTTCAATTATTAGAGTTAAAGAATAAAAGTGATTTGACAGGAGTTTCTGAGTTTGGTTTGAATAGTACTGGGTTGTTGACCTTTCGAGGTAGAATTTGTGTTCCTGTAGGGGATGATATTCGTAAAGATGGTCTTATTGAAGCTCATTCAGCGCCTTATTCA gttaagattgagcatCAAAGACCTGCTGGGACCTTGCTATCTCTCCCGATACCtcaatggaagtgggagcacattaccatggatttcgtaaCAGGACTTCCAAGAACACCAAAGGATTACAACTCCATTTGGGTAATTGTTGACAGGTTAACCAAATCGGCCCATTTTCTTCCGGTCAAGACGACGTTTACAATGAACCAATATGCTGAAGTCTATGTAGCTGAAATTGTAAGACTCCATGGAATCCCTGTGTCAATCGTATATGATCGtgacccgaggtttacttctgaattctggaaGAGCTTGCACAGAGCTTTGAGTACCAAATTGGCTTTTagcacagcatatcatccttAG